The following are encoded in a window of Sminthopsis crassicaudata isolate SCR6 chromosome 5, ASM4859323v1, whole genome shotgun sequence genomic DNA:
- the SINHCAF gene encoding SIN3-HDAC complex-associated factor: MFGFHKPKMYRSIEGCCICRAKSSSSRFTDSKRYEKDFQSCFGLHETRSGDICNACVLLVKRWKKLPAGSKKNWNHVVDARAGPSLKTTLKPKKVKTLSGNRIKSNQINKLQKEFKRHNSDAHSTTSSASPAQSPCYSNQSDDGSDMEISSGSSRTPVFSFLDLTYWKRQKVCCGIIYKGRFGEVLIDTHLFKPCCGNKKAAAEQPEEQRPESLPVSNQEEW; encoded by the exons ATGTTTGGTTTCCACAAACCAAAGATGTACAGAAGTATAGAGGGTTGCTGTATTTGCAGAGCCAAGTCTTCCAGTTCTCGTTTCACTGATAGTAAACGCTATGAGAAGGATTTCCAGAGTTGCTTTGG GTTGCATGAAACTCGTTCAGGAGACATCTGTAATGCCTGTGTGCTTCTGgtgaaaagatggaaaaagcTACCAGCAGGATcaaaaaaaaactggaatcaT GTGGTAGATGCAAGGGCTGGACCCAGTCTAAAGACTACATTAAAgccaaagaaagtaaaaactCTTTCTGGAAATAGAATAAAGAGCAATCAGATCAACAAATTGCAAAAGGAATTCAAACGACATA ATTCTGATGCTCATAGCACCACTTCAAGTGCCTCCCCAGCTCAATCCCCTTGTTACAGTAATCAGTCTGATGATGGCTCAGATATGGAGATCAGCTCTGGATCTAGCAGAACACCAGTCTTTTCCTTTTTAGATCTCACATACTGGAAAAG acagAAAGTATGCTGTGGGATTATCTACAAAGGGCGTTTTGGGGAAGTTCTAATAGACACACATCTATTCAAGCCTTGTTGTGGAAATAAGAAGGCAGCTGCAGAACAACCAGAGGAGCAGAGACCAGAATCTCTGCCTGTCTCCAATCAGGAGGAATGGTGA